From a region of the Ovis aries strain OAR_USU_Benz2616 breed Rambouillet chromosome 10, ARS-UI_Ramb_v3.0, whole genome shotgun sequence genome:
- the CCNA1 gene encoding cyclin-A1 yields the protein MHLSSSKSGVVLAPVSRGPDACQMITRGQFGQDPPQRTVLGVLTENGQYRRTCGQGLTTLRCFSGSENAFPPAGKKALSDSRVQAPAKQGFDIYMDEPEQGDRDSCPGRKGMALEDAYEVDTSALKSDLHFLLDFNTVSPMLVDSSLHSQSEDASDFGTDVINVTEYAEEIHQYLREAEIRHRPKAHYMRKQPDITESMRAILVDWLAEVGEEYKLRAETLYLAVNFLDRFLSCMSVLRGKLQLVGTAAILLASKYEEIYPPEVDEFVYITDDTYTKRQLLRMEHLLLKVLAFDLTVPTTNQFLLQYLRRQGVCIRTENLAKYVAELSLLEADPFLKYLPSLIAAAAYCLANYTVNRHFWPETLATFTGYSLSEIVPCLSELHKTCLSIPHRPQQAIREKYKASKYMHVSLMEPPTVLPLQ from the exons ATGCATCTCAGCAGCTCCAAGAGTGGAGTAGTGCTGGCTCCAGTGTCCCGAGGTCCTGATGCCTGTCAGATGATAACCAGAGGCCAGTTCGGCCAGGATCCGCCACAAAGAACAGTACTAGGAGTGCTAACTGAGAATGGGCAGTACAGGAGGACCTGTGGCCAG GGGCTCACCACACTCAGGTGTTTCTCTGGATCAGAAAATGCCTTCCCTCCAGCTGGAAAGAAAGCGCTGTCGGACAGTAGGGTTCAGGCACCTGCCAAGCAAGGATTTGACATCTACATGGATGAGCCTGAACAGGGGGACAGAGATAGCTGCCCAGGGCGAAAGGGGATGGCATTAGAGGATGCATATGAAGTAGACACCAGCGCACTCAAGTCAGACCTTCACTTCCTGTTGGATTTTAACACAG TTTCCCCTATGCTGGTAGATTCATCTCTCCACTCCCAGTCTGAAGATGCATCAGATTTTGGTACAGATGTGATAAATGTGACTGAATATGCTGAAGAAATTCATCAGTACCTTAGAGAAGCTGAA ATAAGACACAGGCCCAAGGCACACTACATGAGGAAACAACCAGACATCACAGAAAGCATGCGGGCCATTCTGGTGGATTGGCTGGCTGAGGTCGGAGAGGAGTACAAGCTCCGCGCAGAGACCCTCTACCTGGCTGTCAACTTCCTGGACAGGTTTCTTTCCTGCATGTCTGTTCTTAGAGGGAAACTACAGCTTGTAGGAACAGCAGCTATTCTCCTGGCTTC gaaatatgaagaaatatatcCACCCGAAGTAGATGAGTTTGTCTACATAACCGATGACACCTACACAAAACGACAACTGCTGAGAATGGAACACTTGCTCCTGAAGGTCCTGGCTTTTGATCTGACAGTGCCAACTACCAACCAGTTCCTCCTTCAGTACTTAAGGAGGCAAGGAGTGTGCATCAGGACTGAGAACCTGGCCAAG TACGTAGCAGAACTGAGTCTCCTTGAAGCTGACCCGTTCTTGAAATACCTTCCTTCACTGATAGCTGCAGCCGCTTATTGCCTGGCAAACTATACTGTGAACAGGCACTTCTGG cCAGAAACCCTCGCCACATTTACAGGCTATTCATTAAGTGAAATCGTGCCTTGCCTGAGTGAGCTACATAAAACATGCCTCAGTATACCCCATCGACCTCAGCAAGCAATCAGGGAGAAGTACAAGGCTTCAAA GTACATGCACGTGTCTCTCATGGAGCCACCCACGGTGCTTCCTCTGCAGTGA